In a single window of the Esox lucius isolate fEsoLuc1 chromosome 22, fEsoLuc1.pri, whole genome shotgun sequence genome:
- the LOC114830066 gene encoding CD59 glycoprotein-like: MKAVCFSLLLLLACSFGEALKCNNCIGKGCRNTVETCRPDFDACISAIFLPPAPPSFFRRCIKKSDCLLLAGTPGINANCCYTDRCN; this comes from the exons ATGaaagctgtttgtttttctctcctcttaCTGTTGGCATGTAGCTTTG GAGAGGCGCTGAAATGCAACAACTGTATTGGCAAAGGCTGCAGAAACACAGTGGAGACCTGCCGTCCTGATTTTGATGCCTGCATCAGTGCCATTTTCTTGCCCCCAGCCC CTCCATCATTCTTCAGGAGATGCATCAAGAAGTCAGACTGTCTTCTGCTGGCAGGAACACCAGGCATTAATGCCAACTGCTGCTACACTGACCGGTGCAACTAA